From a region of the Ficedula albicollis isolate OC2 chromosome 1A, FicAlb1.5, whole genome shotgun sequence genome:
- the PHLDA1 gene encoding pleckstrin homology-like domain family A member 1 — protein MLESGCKAVKEGMLEKRSDGLLQLWKKKRCILTEEGLLLIPPKHPPPPQQQQQQQPAEPAAKIKELHFSNMKTVDCVERKGKYVYFTVVMAEGKEIDFRCAQEQGWNAAITLQMVQYKNRQAILAVRSTRQKQQHLAAPHGPRLRGASNSA, from the coding sequence ATGCTGGAGAGCGGCTGTAAGGCGGTGAAGGAGGGCATGCTGGAGAAGAGGAGCGAcgggctgctgcagctctggaagaaGAAGCGCTGTATCCTCACCGAGGAGGGGCTGCTCCTCATCCCCCCCAAGCATCCCCCGCcgccacagcagcagcagcagcagcaaccgGCCGAGCCGGCGGCCAAGATCAAGGAGCTTCACTTCTCCAACATGAAGACGGTGGACTGCGTGGAGCGGAAGGGCAAGTACGTGTACTTCACGGTGGTGATGGCCGAGGGGAAGGAGATCGACTTTCGGTGCGcgcaggagcagggctggaacgCGGCGATCACGCTGCAGATGGTGCAGTACAAGAACCGCCAGGCCATCCTGGCCGTGCGCTCCACCcggcagaagcagcagcacctggcgGCCCCGCACGGGCCGCGCCTCCGCGGCGCCTCCAACTCCGCCTAG